The Nostoc sp. 'Peltigera membranacea cyanobiont' N6 genome contains the following window.
CTCGGTATTGCGTTGCTTGATAACAACAGTCCTGATGCCGAAACCCTAATTCAGCACGCAGATGCCGCTTTATATTATGCCAAAGATAAAGGGCGGAATAACTACCAATTTTATAGTGTTTCTCTAAGTGCCAAAAATCCCGAACTTCTGACTTTAGAAAAGAGTTTGCGCTATGCCCTAGAACGTAAAGAATTTGCGCTGTACTATCAGCCTCGGATAAACATTGCCACAGGAGAAATTACTGGTATGGAGGCTCTGTTACGCTGGCAACACCCAGAAATGGGATTGGTTGCACCCAGTGTCTTCATTCCCCTGGTCGAAGAAAGTGGATTAATTATCTCCATTGGCGAATGGGTGTTGCGGACAGCCTGTATCCAAAACAAAATCTGGCAAGATGCAGGATTACCACCCATAACGATCGCTGTTAATCTTTCTCTAAAGCAGTTTCGCCAACCCAAATTAGTGGAGATTATAGCCACAGTTTTAGAGCAAACGGGTCTAGAGCCGCGCTTTTTAGAATTAGAAATTATGGAAACCACAGCCATTGAGGATTTAAATTTTACCAGAACGGTGTTAGAGAATCTAAAACAGATGGGTGTTTACATCTCCATTGATGACTTTGGTACGGGACATTCCTCGCTTTCGCGCTTACAGCTTTTGCCACTCCACAATCTGAAAATAGATCAGTCTTTCGTTAAAGATTTTAAGCCGGATTCCAAAGTAGCTCATATTATCCAGGCCATAGTTACCTTGGGACACAGTTTGGGATTGAAGTTGACAGCCGAAGGGGTAGAAACAGAAGAGCAATTGGAGTTCTTAAAATCTATCAAATGTGAGGAGGTACAGGGCTATTTATTCTACCGGCCACTTTCTGTTCTGAAGGCTACAGAAATCCTCGAAAGTAAACGACCAACGCTCTAGAACATCGATTCAGTATTGATGATTTAGTAGATTAGGTATGTATTGGACTCAATTAAGAAGCGCTACATAGCGCTTCTTATCTCCAACGGCGATTTAGCCGCAGTAAACTTTTTATCCCTTCACAAACTCTTTGTAGCAGAGGTCTAGGCTTTGATATAGGTTTAGGCGATCGCACTTTCCGTACAGCACCCGGATTTCTTAACTCTTGTTCTATAAGTGCCGCTTTATTTAAATCGGAAGCGGCTCTATATTCGTATCCAAGTTGAGAGCAAACTAGCCCCCGATATTTATATGCGTCAACATAGTGAGGATTGAGACGAATTGCATGGGTAAAATCTGCGATCGCATCTTCATATCTTCCTTCTGTAGCATTTTCTACTCCTAAAGTATAGAAAGTTTCTGCATCCCAACGATTGACAGATATTTTTGGGGATTTTTTAGGCGAAGATGAAGATGGATTTTCAGGAATGGGAGGCTCGGATGGACTTTCTGATTTGAGCTTGTTGTAAGCTACGTTGATTGATTTGATTTTTTCCTCAGCTTCCTGTTTTTGCTTTTGATCGACAAAGCGATCGGGATGCCAAATTTTCACCAATTGACGGTAAGCTCGCTTCACCTGTGCTTTTGATGCACCGGGTTCTAGCCCAAGAATTTCATAAGCATCATTGATATCGAGGTCATCGCGCATACTGAAAAAATCGGCAACTATATACTATGTTAACTATTCCCCTAAATTTCCTCCAATCAACCCAAACACCCCATTCTGGTTATCACTGGGATGGTAGTAGTCGCCGCTTCTTTGAAGGCTGGTATTACCGCGTCACTTTACCGGAAATTGGGCAAACCTTCGCCTTTATGTACTCCATTGAAGACCCCATTGGCGGTAAACCTTACAGTGGCGGTGCAGCCCAAGTCCTGGGCCCAGATGATGAATATTTATGCCGGACTTTTCCTGATGTGAAGAAATTTTGGGGTAGTCGGGATGTTTTAGGTTTAGGTCATTGGGGTAAAACAGATTTGCAAATTGCTCCTCTATATCTTCTCCCAGCAGAGTTTGAGCATCATGTTCAAGAAGGATATCAAGCCACAGCCACCTTGAATCAGGGAATTATCCGTGACTACGCTACTAATAATTATTGCCGTTGGGAGTATGAAATTCAACCCATATATGGCTGGGGCAATAAAAATAGCATTCAGCAATCAACTGCCGGCTGGCTCTCATTCTCGCAGATTTTTGAACCCGGATGGCAGATTTTAATGGCTCACGGTTTAGCTAGTGGGAAGATTGACTGGAATGGCAAAATCTACGAATTTA
Protein-coding sequences here:
- a CDS encoding tocopherol cyclase family protein; translation: MLTIPLNFLQSTQTPHSGYHWDGSSRRFFEGWYYRVTLPEIGQTFAFMYSIEDPIGGKPYSGGAAQVLGPDDEYLCRTFPDVKKFWGSRDVLGLGHWGKTDLQIAPLYLLPAEFEHHVQEGYQATATLNQGIIRDYATNNYCRWEYEIQPIYGWGNKNSIQQSTAGWLSFSQIFEPGWQILMAHGLASGKIDWNGKIYEFTNAPAYGEKNWGGAFPQKWFWINCNCFEGEPDLALTAGGGRRGVLWWMESVAMIGLHYQGKFYEFVPWNSQVDWQIQPWGRWQMKATNSNYEIELTGTTDLPGTPLRAPTAEGLRYCCRDTMQGKLNLELRELNGRKSQIILKAESFLCGLEVGGGSWDNVWQSR
- a CDS encoding J domain-containing protein, yielding MRDDLDINDAYEILGLEPGASKAQVKRAYRQLVKIWHPDRFVDQKQKQEAEEKIKSINVAYNKLKSESPSEPPIPENPSSSSPKKSPKISVNRWDAETFYTLGVENATEGRYEDAIADFTHAIRLNPHYVDAYKYRGLVCSQLGYEYRAASDLNKAALIEQELRNPGAVRKVRSPKPISKPRPLLQRVCEGIKSLLRLNRRWR